One genomic segment of Epinephelus fuscoguttatus linkage group LG19, E.fuscoguttatus.final_Chr_v1 includes these proteins:
- the metrnla gene encoding meteorin-like protein, whose product MLTPMLASLLLPLTLLCRISFCQYSSDQCSWKGSGLTHEGHARDVEQVYLRCSQGSLEWLYPTGAIIVNLRPNTVSPAAARLSVCIKPYTDSSGTNIYLDRNGKLRLLLREQDQGQGKVQCFSIQEGALFIEAVPHMDISRRITAFQYELGPEVHSRGAPCQPCSDAEMLLAVCTNDFVARGSIKKVEQEEEHSSVSVEISRLYRQKTQVFISGGVRVRRWTGHIKMPLQCGVRSGEGEFLFTGTVRFGEAWMGCAPRYKDFLRLYHEAQQQGTNPCHVDTD is encoded by the exons ATGCTCACCCCGATGCTGGCCtccctgctgctgcctctgacCCTACTCTGTCGGATCTCTTTCTGCCAGTATTCAAGCGACCAGTGCAGCTGGAAGGGCAG CGGTCTCACTCACGAAGGCCACGCCAGGGACGTGGAGCAGGTGTACCTACGTTGCTCTCAAGGCTCTCTGGAGTGGCTGTACCCCACGGGGGCCATCATCGTCAACCTACGACCCAACACGGTCTCCCCCGCCGCCGCCCGCCTCTCCGTCTGCATCAAACCCTACACAGACTCCAGTGGCACCAACATCTACCTAGATCGTAATGGCAAGCTGCGGTTGCTGCTGCGCGAGCAGGACCAAGGTCAGGGCAAGGTGCAGTGCTTTAGTATCCAGGAGGGGGCGCTTTTCATCGAGGCCGTCCCGCACATGGACATCAGCCGGCGGATCACGGCGTTCCAGTACGAGCTGGGACCAGAGGTGCACTCACGTGGTG CACCCTGTCAGCCCTGCAGTGACGCTGAGATGCTTCTAGCAGTCTGCACCAATGACTTTG tggcACGAGGCAGTATTAAAAAagtggagcaggaggaggagcactCGTCTGTCAGCGTGGAGATCAGCCGCCTCTACAGACAGAAGACCCAGGTTTTCATATCTGGGGGTGTGAGGGTACGGAGGTGGACTGGTCATATCAAGATGCCCCTTCAGTGCGGGGTGAGGTCTGGAGAGGGCGAGTTCCTCTTCACCGGGACAGTGAGGTTTGGGGAGGCCTGGATGGGTTGCGCCCCACGCTACAAAGACTTCTTGCGGCTTTATCACGAGGCGCAGCAGCAGGGGACCAACCCCTGTCACGTGGACACTGACTGA